Proteins encoded in a region of the Polyodon spathula isolate WHYD16114869_AA chromosome 9, ASM1765450v1, whole genome shotgun sequence genome:
- the LOC121321241 gene encoding olfactory receptor 52K1-like → MQEKPGGNHSYTDFIFTGFPGFSEYKPYLFIPFFLMFLVAIVGNSVIIFVIKTQISLHSPMYFLIFAIAIVDLSAPMTFVPNMLLNLLLNLNGISLGGCLAQMFFIHLISCFESTILLMMALDRYVAICNPLRYNDYMNSSTFYKLSIAFLIRSVLLISLIVILASTLSFCFSNVIEHFYCEHMVLVGLACGETTKNSIMGLVTIFCIPGVDLLCICYSYINIFFAVLKSASGKARQKAVHTCGTHLIVIFVTYLLAMCSYLAYRIRNSMAPDIHILISLLYLLFPCCFNPIIYGVRTKEIREHILKMVKRKTVDPENIKVASITR, encoded by the coding sequence ATGCAAGAAAAACCAGGAGGAAACCATTCTTATACTGACTTCATTTTTACTGGATTTCCAGGATTTTCTGAATACAAGCCTTATCTTTTCATCCCTTTCTTTCTCATGTTTCTAGTGGCTATAGTTGGAAActctgtaatcatttttgtaatcaaaacacaaataaGTTTACATTCCCCTATGTACTTTTTAATCTTTGCCATAGCAATTGTGGATCTAAGTGCACCAATGACATTTGTCCCGAATATGTTACTTAACCTTCTATTGAACCTAAATGGCATTTCTCTGGGCGGTTGTCTTGCCCAAATGTTTTTTATCCATTTGATAAGCTGCTTTGAATCAACCATACTTCTGATGATGGCTTTGGATCGTTATGTTGCCATATGTAACCCATTGCGCTATAATGATTACATGAATAGTTCTACTTTCTATAAGCTATCTATTGCATTCCTGATAAGAAGTGTATTACTAATTTCTCTCATTGTCATCCTTGCTAGTACTCtttcattctgtttttcaaatgttattgaACATTTCTATTGTGAACACATGGTACTAGTTGGTTTGGCTTGTGGGGAAACAACGAAGAACAGCATAATGGGACTAGTGACCATTTTCTGTATACCAGGTGTCGACCTTTTGTGCATCTGCTATtcatatattaacattttctttgcagtgcTTAAATCTGCATCAGGAAAAGCTCGTCAAAAAGCAGTCCATACCTGCGGCACTCATTTGATTGTCATTTTTGTGACATATCTCTTAGCTATGTGTTCCTATCTTGCATATAGAATCAGGAACTCCATGGCCCCCGACATTCATATTCTAATAAGTCTATTGTACCTCCTTTTTCCATGTTGTTTCAATCCAATTATTTATGGTGTCAGGACAAAAGAGATAAgggaacacattttgaaaatggttAAGAGAAAGACAGTAGACCCAGAAAACATTAAGGTAGCAAGTATAACAAGGTAA
- the LOC121321243 gene encoding olfactory receptor 52K2-like: protein MREESVGHSNLSHTTFILIGFPELHEYRRLLCFPFFLIYVVVLIGNTVIIYVIKTAESLHTPMYLLISYMAVIDIIVPTSIIPNLLLSLLFDWNGISLAGCLTQMFFVHYISSFESTILLTMALDRYVAICNPLRYTEIMNTSVFLKIALFSVIRGGAWMSALIILAHPLSFCGSNIINQCYCEHMALVSLACGSTTINNVTGLLMAYTIVGFDISCILFSYIRIITVVIKTASVKARQKAFHTCSTHLIVMFFFYLSGSVSFVTYRVSNTIPTDVHTLLSVMYLVVPASVNPIIYGVRTKEIRQAIVKMFRRKRRILVSSNVATVKT from the coding sequence ATGCGAGAGGAATCTGTAGGGCATAGTAATCTTTCACACACCACGTTTATTTTGATTGGATTTCCAGAACTCCACGAGTACAGACGTTTACTTTGCTTTCCCTTTTTCCTTATATATGTGGTTGTTTTGATAGGAAATACAGTTATCATCTATGTGATCAAAACAGCTGAGAGTCTCCACACtcctatgtatttattaatttcctACATGGCAGTTATAGATATTATTGTACCAACATCTATTATTCCCAACCTGCTGCTTAGCCTGTTATTTGACTGGAACGGGATTTCTTTGGCCGGCTGCCTAACTCAGATGTTTTTTGTTCACTACATCTCTTCATTTGAATCAACTATCCTCTTAACAATGGCTTTGGATCGATATGTTGCTATTTGTAACCCACTGCGCTATACTGAAATCATGAACAcatctgtctttttaaaaattgctcTTTTCTCAGTGATAAGAGGTGGGGCATGGATGTCTGCCCTGATTATTCTTGCTCATCCTCTCTCTTTCTGTGGATCAAATATAATCAATCAGTGTTACTGTGAGCATATGGCACTTGTTTCCTTGGCTTGTGGTAGTACCACTATAAATAACGTAACAGGGTTGTTAATGGCTTACACTATTGTTGGGTTTGATATTAGTTGTATACTTTTTTCTTACATTAGGATCATAACTGTGGTCATCAAAACCGCATCTGTAAAAGCACGTCAGAAAGCTTTTCATACCTGCAGCACCCACCTGATAGTTATGTTTTTCTTCTACCTGTCAGGCAGTGTATCATTTGTAACATACAGGGTCAGCAATACAATTCCTACAGATGTTCACACTCTGTTAAGTGTTATGTATTTAGTTGTCCCAGCAAGTGTAAATCCCATTATTTATGGAGTCCGAACCAAAGAAATCAGGCAAGCCATTGTGaaaatgtttagaagaaaaagaagaatccTTGTCTCCAGTAATGTTGCTACTGTAAAGACTTAA
- the LOC121321242 gene encoding olfactory receptor 52D1-like: MQEKPVGNHSYTDFIFTGFPGFSEYKPYLFIPFFLMFLVAVVGNSVIIFVIKTQTSLHSPMYFLIFAIAIVDLSLPMTFVPNMLLNLVLNLNGISLDGCLVQMFLIHFISSFESTILLVMALDRYVAICNPLRYNDYMNSSTFYKLSIAFLIRSGLLISVIVILASTLSFCFSNVIEHFYCEHMALVGLACGETTKNSIMGLVTIFCIPGVDLLCICYSYINIFFEVLKSASGKARQKAVHTCGTHLIVIFVSYLLAMCSYLAYRIRNSMAPDVHILISLLYILFPCCFNPIIYGVRTKEIREHILKMVKGKKIDPENIKVASITR; the protein is encoded by the coding sequence ATGCAAGAAAAACCAGTAGGAAACCATTCTTATACTGACTTCATTTTTACTGGATTTCCAGGATTTTCTGAATACAAGCCTTATCTTTTCATCCCTTTCTTTCTCATGTTTCTAGTGGCTGTAGTTGGAAActctgtaatcatttttgtaatcaaaacacaaacaagtttaCATTCCCCTATGTACTTTTTAATCTTTGCCATAGCAATTGTGGATCTAAGTTTACCAATGACATTTGTACCAAATATGTTACTTAACCTTGTATTGAACCTAAATGGGATTTCTCTGGATGGTTGTCTTGTACAAATGTTTCTTATCCATTTCATAAGCTCCTTTGAATCAACCATACTTCTGGTGATGGCTTTGGATCGTTATGTTGCCATATGTAACCCATTGCGCTATAATGATTACATGAATAGTTCTACTTTCTATAAGCTATCTATTGCATTCCTGATAAGAAGTGGATTATTAATTTCTGTCATTGTCATCCTTGCTAGTACTCtttcattctgtttttcaaatgttattgaACATTTCTATTGTGAACACATGGCACTAGTTGGTTTGGCTTGTGGGGAAACAACGAAGAACAGCATAATGGGACTAGTGACCATTTTCTGTATACCAGGTGTTGACCTTTTGTGCATCTGCTATtcatatattaacattttctttgaagtGCTTAAATCTGCATCAGGAAAAGCACGTCAAAAAGCAGTCCATACCTGCGGCACTCATTTGATTGTCATTTTTGTGTCATATCTCTTAGCTATGTGTTCCTATCTTGCATATAGAATCAGGAACTCCATGGCCCCCGACGTTCATATTCTAATAAGTCTATTATACATCCTTTTTCCATGTTGTTTCAATCCAATTATTTATGGTGTCAGGACAAAAGAGATAAgggaacacattttgaaaatggttAAGGGAAAGAAAATAGACCCAGAAAACATTAAGGTAGCAAGTATAACAAGGTAA
- the LOC121321244 gene encoding olfactory receptor 52D1-like has translation MQEKPGGNHSYTDFIFTGFPGFSEYKPYLFIPFFLMFLVAVVGNSVIIFVIKTQTSLHSPMYFLIFAIAIVDLSAPMTFVPNMFLNLVLNLKGISLGGCLAQMFLIHLISSFESVILMMMALDRYVAICNPLRYNDYMNSSTFYKLSIAFLIRSGLLISLMVILASTLSFCFSNVIQHFYCDHMVLVGLACGETTKNSIMGLVAIFCITGVDLFCICYSYINIFFEVLKSASGKARQKAVHTCGTHLIVIFVSYLLALCSYLAYRIRNSMAPDTHILISLLYLLFPCCFNPIIYGIRTKEIREHILKMVKGKKIDPENIKVASITR, from the coding sequence ATGCAAGAAAAACCAGGAGGAAACCATTCTTATACTGACTTCATTTTTACGGGATTTCCAGGATTTTCTGAATACAAGCCTTATCTTTTCATCCCTTTCTTTCTCATGTTTCTAGTGGCTGTAGTTGGAAActctgtaatcatttttgtaatcaaaacacaaacaagtttaCATTCCCCTATGTACTTTTTAATCTTTGCCATAGCAATTGTGGATCTAAGTGCACCAATGACATTTGTCCCGAATATGTTCCTTAACCTTGTATTGAACCTAAAAGGCATTTCTCTGGGCGGTTGTCTTGCCCAAATGTTTCTTATCCATTTGATAAGCTCCTTTGAATCAGTCATACTTATGATGATGGCTTTGGATCGTTATGTTGCCATATGTAACCCATTGCGCTATAATGATTACATGAATAGTTCTACTTTCTATAAGCTATCTATTGCATTCCTGATAAGAAGTGGATTATTAATTTCTCTCATGGTCATCCTTGCTAGTACTCtttcattctgtttttcaaatgttattcaACATTTCTATTGTGATCACATGGTACTAGTTGGTTTGGCTTGTGGGGAAACAACCAAGAACAGCATAATGGGACTAGTGGCCATTTTCTGTATTACAGGTGTCGACCTTTTCTGCATCTGCTATtcatatattaacattttctttgaagtGCTTAAATCTGCATCAGGAAAAGCACGTCAAAAAGCAGTCCATACCTGCGGCACTCATTTGATTGTCATTTTTGTGTCATATCTCTTAGCTCTGTGTTCATATCTTGCATATAGAATCAGGAACTCCATGGCCCCCGACACTCATATTCTAATAAGTCTGTTATATCTCCTTTTTCCATGTTGTTTCAATCCAATTATTTATGGTATCAGGACAAAAGAGATAAgggaacacattttgaaaatggttAAGGGAAAGAAAATAGACCCAGAAAACATTAAGGTAGCAAGTATAACAAGGTAA